Genomic window (Candidatus Latescibacterota bacterium):
AAGCGATCTTTCTCACTTCATTCTTTTCAAGTGTCCCGACGGGAAATATGCATCGTTCGAGAATCCTGACAGGAACACGGTATAGAAAGTATGACTGGTCTTTCTTCTGATCGAACGCGGTCTCAAGAAACACGGACCCCCTGTCACGCACTGTCCTCACGTAATGTCCCGTGGCAATCCGGTCGATTCCTGAAGATTTCGCAAATCCTTCCAGAAGAGGAAACTTGATATTCTCATTGCATATGATGCACGGGTTCGGGGTCCTGCCGGTATCGTATTCCCTTACGAAACTGTCTACGACCTTATTATTAAAACTTTCGACGGCATCCAGCACCCTGTGTTCTATTCCAAGCCTTTTGCAGACTCTCGCAGCTCTCTCTTCTGCGATGTCCCCGGTTGAAACCTCTGATAAGCACCCTCTGCATTGAAGTCTGAATGTGACTCCTGTGACCTGATAGCCGGCCCTGAGCAGGAGCAGGGCAGCAACAGAGCTGTCCACACCTCCACTCATGCCGACAGCGACACTTTCTCCCGGGCGAGGAGCAGAAATCGTTTTTGCAAATATCTTGCTGGAGTTATTGTCCCTGGTAGTCAATTACAGGATGTCCTTCCTCAGGGGAGACATCTCCCTGAGCCTCTCCACGACTCCAGGGAAGACAGAAAGGAACTGATCCACTTCGTCACGGGTGTTTTCCGCACCGAGGCTTATTCTCA
Coding sequences:
- the mnmA gene encoding tRNA 2-thiouridine(34) synthase MnmA — encoded protein: MTTRDNNSSKIFAKTISAPRPGESVAVGMSGGVDSSVAALLLLRAGYQVTGVTFRLQCRGCLSEVSTGDIAEERAARVCKRLGIEHRVLDAVESFNNKVVDSFVREYDTGRTPNPCIICNENIKFPLLEGFAKSSGIDRIATGHYVRTVRDRGSVFLETAFDQKKDQSYFLYRVPVRILERCIFPVGTLEKNEVRKIASEAGVGTEIGRESQDICFIPDGDLSDFLENRIPPVSGDVLDESGNRLGRHRGIFRYTLGQRRGLGISSAEPMYIKRIDVATNSIVLTDNDGLCSTEVICRSMKMRVRDPKLPLKARIRYRHKPAAISKISFAGGECRVTFFEPQRAPTPGQSLVIYSGDRVIGGGIIFSGGL